One genomic region from Pseudoduganella dura encodes:
- a CDS encoding (2Fe-2S) ferredoxin domain-containing protein, translating to MSETPYFKHHVFFCMNTRDDGRESCGPRGAEQAQKHAKKRCKQLDINGAGGVRINQAGCLDRCEHGPVLVVYPEGTWYTYVDNSDIDEIIDSHLVGGQPVERLKIK from the coding sequence ATGAGCGAGACTCCCTACTTCAAACACCATGTGTTCTTCTGCATGAACACGCGGGACGACGGCCGCGAAAGCTGCGGCCCGCGCGGCGCCGAGCAGGCACAGAAACACGCGAAGAAGCGCTGCAAGCAACTGGACATCAATGGCGCCGGCGGCGTGCGGATCAACCAGGCCGGCTGCCTGGACCGCTGCGAACACGGCCCCGTGCTCGTCGTTTATCCCGAAGGCACGTGGTACACCTACGTGGACAACTCCGACATCGATGAAATCATCGACAGCCACCTGGTCGGTGGCCAACCGGTGGAAAGGCTCAAGATCAAGTAA
- a CDS encoding VanZ family protein: MTGDEHAGAAAAPPPPAAPPGPVPETRPQRGSPVARASLLAYLLLIIYASWYPFTGWHNQGLSPTIFLEHTAMPRYWTKFDAIINVIGYVPFGMLIAYALHPALRGILAFIAAAILGAFVSGLMEAVQTYLPSRVSSNLDFYTNAAGCALGGLIGVLTARKLLDTSHLYRLRQRWFALHASQGLVLVALWPLAQIYPTSFLFGQGQVLPTLSGWASDLLEMDIDLLAWVRPDPELTVEQYWLSETMITACGMVGAALTLLCLMRRPAPRLLLAAALLAAAVVTKTLASALLFTPDNAYAWVTPGAQGGFLIGGIMVAGLAFAPLAAQRRLAIATILLGIVVVNSTPVNPYFSATMQAWVQGKFLNFNGAAQFLSLLWPFCALWFLWLPSHKLNKP; the protein is encoded by the coding sequence ATGACCGGGGACGAACACGCCGGCGCCGCGGCGGCCCCGCCGCCGCCTGCCGCGCCGCCTGGCCCGGTGCCGGAGACCAGGCCGCAGCGCGGTTCGCCCGTGGCCCGTGCCAGCCTGCTCGCCTACCTGCTGCTGATCATCTATGCCAGCTGGTACCCGTTCACCGGCTGGCACAACCAGGGGCTGTCGCCGACGATTTTCCTCGAGCATACGGCGATGCCGCGCTACTGGACCAAGTTCGATGCGATCATCAACGTGATCGGCTATGTTCCGTTCGGCATGCTGATCGCGTATGCGCTGCACCCCGCCCTGCGCGGCATCCTGGCCTTCATCGCCGCCGCCATCCTGGGCGCCTTCGTGTCGGGCCTGATGGAAGCGGTGCAGACCTACCTGCCCAGCCGCGTATCGTCGAACCTCGACTTCTATACCAACGCGGCGGGCTGCGCGCTGGGCGGCCTGATCGGCGTGCTCACCGCGCGCAAGCTGCTCGATACCAGCCACCTGTACCGCCTGCGGCAGCGCTGGTTCGCGCTGCACGCCAGCCAGGGGCTGGTACTGGTGGCGCTGTGGCCGCTGGCGCAGATCTATCCCACCTCGTTCCTGTTCGGCCAGGGGCAGGTGCTGCCCACGCTGTCCGGCTGGGCCAGCGACCTGCTGGAAATGGACATCGACCTGCTGGCCTGGGTGCGCCCCGATCCGGAACTGACGGTGGAACAATACTGGCTGTCCGAAACCATGATCACCGCCTGCGGCATGGTCGGCGCGGCGCTGACACTGCTGTGCCTCATGCGCCGGCCAGCGCCGCGCCTGCTGCTGGCGGCGGCGCTGCTGGCAGCGGCCGTGGTGACGAAGACGCTGGCTTCGGCCCTGCTGTTCACGCCCGACAATGCGTATGCCTGGGTCACGCCCGGTGCGCAAGGCGGCTTCCTGATCGGCGGCATCATGGTCGCCGGCCTGGCATTCGCACCGCTGGCGGCGCAGCGGCGGCTGGCGATCGCCACCATCCTGCTGGGCATCGTGGTGGTCAACAGCACGCCGGTGAACCCGTATTTCAGCGCCACCATGCAGGCATGGGTGCAAGGGAAGTTCCTGAATTTCAATGGCGCGGCGCAGTTCCTGTCGCTACTGTGGCCCTTCTGCGCGCTGTGGTTCCTGTGGCTGCCATCCCATAAACTCAATAAGCCCTGA
- a CDS encoding ABC-type transport auxiliary lipoprotein family protein, whose protein sequence is MNDTMPHSPLRSPTRPGATIATIAVACAALLTGCASTKAPAPTSFDFGPVAAPVTAMPAAASFPALVVADVNGPATLDTDRMFYRLMYANAQQALPYAYNRWAATPLQLLSQRLKARIAQGGVKVLSTTDATGGLPLLRLDMDEFSQNFASATQSTANISLRASLFRGHLLVDQRTFTRSADAPSADAAGGASALAATSDAIAADLLAWLATQPPR, encoded by the coding sequence ATGAACGACACCATGCCCCACTCCCCGCTCCGCTCCCCCACCCGGCCCGGCGCCACGATCGCGACGATCGCCGTGGCCTGTGCCGCCTTGCTGACCGGCTGCGCCTCGACCAAGGCCCCGGCGCCCACCAGCTTCGATTTCGGCCCGGTGGCCGCGCCGGTGACGGCAATGCCCGCCGCGGCCAGCTTTCCGGCGCTGGTGGTGGCGGACGTGAACGGCCCCGCCACGCTCGACACCGACCGCATGTTCTACCGCCTGATGTATGCCAATGCGCAGCAGGCGCTGCCCTATGCATACAACCGCTGGGCCGCCACGCCGCTGCAGCTGCTGTCGCAACGGCTCAAGGCCCGCATCGCCCAGGGCGGCGTGAAAGTGCTGTCCACCACCGACGCCACCGGCGGGCTACCGCTATTGCGCCTGGACATGGACGAGTTCTCGCAGAACTTCGCCAGCGCCACACAAAGCACCGCCAATATTTCGTTGCGCGCTTCGCTGTTCCGCGGCCACCTGCTGGTGGACCAGCGCACGTTCACCCGCTCGGCCGATGCGCCCAGCGCGGATGCGGCCGGCGGCGCCAGCGCGCTGGCCGCCACGTCGGATGCGATCGCGGCCGATCTTCTCGCCTGGCTGGCCACGCAGCCGCCGCGCTGA
- a CDS encoding MlaD family protein, translated as MENRSHAFMTGIFTLTLLVAAVLFGIWFNRDRVEYDPYLLATTLAVPGLNPQAAVRYRGLEVGKVDGIDFDPQRAGQILVHLAIDPATPITKTTYATLGYQGVTGIAYIQLDDESVGSPRLATNADDPARIPLRPGLLDQLEKRGTAILSQAEKVTEKLNDLLSDDNRKTILAAFSDVSETVNRYKALPDQLGPTIEKLPALATKAETAIDSVNTLARDVTALSQSLHGPDGTLTRIGDSVDRAVNGVEAVTTGAQLETLPGITALTDETRSSMRAVRRTMNTLNDRPQSILFGAPDITPGPGEPGFAAPARQ; from the coding sequence ATGGAAAACCGATCGCACGCCTTCATGACCGGCATCTTCACGCTGACGCTGCTCGTGGCCGCCGTCCTGTTCGGCATCTGGTTCAACCGCGACCGCGTGGAATACGATCCCTACCTGCTGGCCACCACGCTGGCCGTGCCGGGCCTGAACCCGCAGGCGGCCGTGCGCTACCGCGGCCTCGAGGTGGGCAAGGTCGACGGCATCGACTTCGATCCGCAGCGGGCAGGCCAGATCCTGGTCCACCTGGCGATCGATCCGGCCACGCCGATCACGAAAACCACCTATGCCACGCTAGGCTACCAGGGCGTGACCGGCATCGCCTACATCCAGCTCGACGACGAATCGGTGGGCTCGCCGCGTCTGGCCACGAATGCCGACGATCCGGCCCGCATTCCGCTGCGTCCCGGCCTGCTGGACCAGCTGGAAAAGCGCGGTACCGCGATCCTGTCGCAGGCGGAAAAGGTGACGGAAAAGCTGAACGACCTGCTGAGCGACGACAACCGCAAGACCATCCTGGCAGCATTCTCGGACGTGAGCGAAACCGTCAACCGCTACAAGGCGCTGCCGGACCAGCTGGGGCCCACCATCGAGAAGCTGCCGGCGCTGGCCACGAAGGCGGAAACGGCGATCGATTCGGTCAACACGCTCGCGCGGGACGTGACGGCGCTGTCGCAAAGCCTGCATGGCCCGGACGGCACCCTGACACGCATCGGCGATTCCGTCGACCGTGCCGTCAACGGCGTGGAAGCGGTGACGACCGGCGCGCAGCTGGAAACGCTGCCGGGCATCACGGCGCTGACCGACGAAACCCGCTCGTCGATGCGCGCCGTGCGGCGCACGATGAACACCCTGAACGACCGCCCGCAAAGCATCCTGTTCGGCGCACCCGATATCACGCCCGGCCCGGGCGAACCCGGCTTCGCTGCGCCGGCCAGGCAATAA
- a CDS encoding ABC transporter ATP-binding protein, whose protein sequence is MDEIDDAGRSCSEEPSELTLDGSVPVVEITHLQTKFGKTVIHNDLNLTIEPGEIMSIVGGSGTGKTVLLRQMLGLERPSQGCVRVFGEDITQAKPAQLQLLRNHWGMLFQEGALYSALTVFENVAQPMRELRVLPDALVRDAVLLKMNMVGLGPEHANKMPSDLSGGMVKRVALARALALEPKLLFLDEPTAGLDPDRSESFVSLIKSLHRELGLTVVMVTHDLDTLFALSTRIAVLAEKHVIAVGPTHDVIRFDHPFIKEFFLGDRGKRALEALE, encoded by the coding sequence ATGGACGAGATCGACGACGCCGGCCGCAGCTGCTCCGAAGAGCCGAGCGAACTGACGCTCGACGGCAGCGTGCCCGTCGTCGAGATCACCCATTTGCAGACGAAGTTCGGCAAGACCGTCATTCACAACGACCTGAACCTGACGATCGAGCCGGGCGAGATCATGTCGATCGTCGGCGGGTCCGGCACCGGCAAGACCGTGCTGCTGCGCCAGATGCTGGGTCTCGAACGCCCGTCGCAAGGCTGCGTGCGCGTGTTCGGCGAGGACATCACGCAAGCCAAGCCCGCCCAGCTGCAACTGCTGCGCAACCACTGGGGCATGCTGTTCCAGGAAGGCGCGCTGTATTCGGCGCTCACGGTGTTCGAGAACGTCGCCCAGCCGATGCGCGAATTGCGCGTGCTGCCCGACGCGCTGGTGCGCGACGCCGTGCTGCTGAAGATGAACATGGTAGGCCTTGGTCCGGAGCATGCGAACAAGATGCCCTCCGACCTTTCCGGCGGCATGGTCAAGCGCGTGGCCCTGGCCCGTGCCCTGGCGCTGGAGCCGAAGCTGCTGTTCCTGGACGAGCCCACTGCCGGCCTCGACCCGGATCGCTCGGAAAGCTTTGTTTCGCTGATCAAGTCGCTGCACCGCGAACTGGGCCTGACCGTGGTGATGGTGACGCACGACCTGGATACGCTGTTCGCACTGTCGACGAGGATCGCGGTGCTGGCTGAAAAACACGTGATCGCGGTGGGGCCGACGCACGACGTGATCCGCTTCGATCACCCGTTCATCAAGGAATTCTTCCTGGGCGACCGCGGCAAGCGCGCCCTGGAAGCCCTTGAGTAG
- a CDS encoding MlaE family ABC transporter permease yields MPIAQEPTLTFEPGGASGATVAADGTWQVHALAHRKTIKVITAQLAKASADAQWDLSAIDSMDHIGAQLFWQAWDYKRPAALKLAPGQEEFFKRLEATGKLELPRHRTHRMNWIATLGGGVLHFAEHLQGFVRLIGQVVQDLWRFIAAPQRGPWKEISANIFHAGFQALGITALVGFLIGVVLSYLSAQQLRNFGGDIYLVNLLGMSIIRELGPLLAAILVAGRSGSSITAQLGVMRVTEELDAMLVMGISHGFRLVMPKVVALAISMPLLVIWTDTAALIGGMVSAKLELNLSARYFIQKLPDAVPLANYMIGLGKGAVFGMLIALVSCHFGLRIQPNTESLGRGTTTSVVTAITVVILADAVFAIVFNGVGF; encoded by the coding sequence ATGCCCATTGCACAAGAGCCAACCCTAACTTTTGAGCCCGGCGGCGCGTCGGGAGCGACGGTGGCCGCCGATGGCACATGGCAGGTCCACGCGCTGGCCCACCGCAAGACCATCAAGGTCATCACGGCGCAACTGGCAAAAGCCAGCGCGGATGCGCAATGGGATCTCTCCGCGATCGACAGCATGGACCACATCGGCGCGCAGCTGTTCTGGCAGGCCTGGGACTACAAGCGGCCCGCCGCCTTGAAGCTCGCGCCCGGCCAGGAGGAATTCTTCAAGCGACTGGAGGCCACGGGCAAGCTCGAGCTGCCGCGCCACCGCACCCACCGCATGAACTGGATCGCCACGCTGGGCGGCGGCGTGCTGCACTTCGCCGAGCACCTGCAAGGCTTCGTGCGGCTGATCGGGCAGGTGGTGCAGGACCTGTGGCGCTTCATCGCCGCGCCGCAACGCGGGCCGTGGAAGGAGATCTCCGCGAACATCTTCCATGCCGGCTTCCAGGCCCTGGGCATCACCGCGCTGGTCGGCTTCCTGATCGGCGTGGTGCTGTCTTACCTGTCCGCGCAGCAGCTGCGCAATTTCGGCGGCGATATCTACCTGGTCAACCTGCTCGGCATGAGCATCATCCGCGAACTGGGCCCGCTGCTGGCCGCGATCCTGGTCGCGGGGCGCTCCGGCTCGTCGATCACGGCGCAGCTGGGCGTGATGCGGGTTACCGAGGAACTTGATGCGATGCTCGTCATGGGCATCTCGCACGGCTTCCGCCTGGTGATGCCGAAAGTGGTAGCGCTCGCGATCTCGATGCCGCTGCTGGTGATCTGGACCGACACGGCGGCCCTGATCGGCGGCATGGTCTCGGCCAAGCTGGAACTGAATCTCTCGGCCCGCTACTTCATCCAGAAGCTGCCGGACGCCGTGCCGCTGGCGAACTACATGATCGGCCTGGGCAAGGGCGCGGTATTCGGCATGCTGATCGCGCTCGTGTCGTGCCACTTCGGCCTGCGCATCCAGCCCAATACCGAGAGCCTCGGCCGCGGCACCACCACGTCCGTCGTCACGGCGATCACCGTGGTGATCCTGGCCGATGCCGTGTTCGCGATCGTCTTCAACGGGGTGGGGTTCTGA
- a CDS encoding B12-binding domain-containing radical SAM protein — MTILLCTLNARYTHASLGLRYLLANMGDLRDETAIQEFVIGAKTTEMVERILAHDPKIVGFGIYIWNVEETTKLVATLKRVAPHIVIVLGGPEVSHETNEQPIVQLADYVVTGWGDVTFPKLCRDILQGPKPLMRVHTGVQPPMADIALPYALYSDADIAHRTLYVEASRGCPFKCEFCLSALDKTAWPFNIDTFLAEMEALHARGARVFKFVDRTFNLNIKTSLKIMQFFLDKLAAAPDDPVYAHFELVPDHLPDALKEGIAKFPPGALQFEIGIQSFNPAVQGNISRKQDNDKAAANIRWLCEHSNVHMHVDLIAGLPGETVDSFAEGFDKLWALGPHEIQFGILKRLRGTPIIRHTEAFGLVFDPYPPYTILANRDIDFSTMQRLVRFARYWDLVANSGRFTHMTPVLLGAQPFANFMAFSDWLYANTDATHRIALDRLASLVGKYLQQRGVPDVAGLLANDGHGVKQKTAPVPGMAAPQRQARHLAA, encoded by the coding sequence ATGACGATCCTGCTTTGCACCCTCAACGCCCGTTATACCCATGCGTCACTGGGCCTGCGCTACCTGCTTGCCAACATGGGCGACCTGCGCGATGAAACCGCCATCCAGGAATTCGTCATCGGCGCCAAGACCACCGAGATGGTGGAGCGCATCCTTGCGCACGATCCGAAGATCGTCGGCTTCGGTATCTATATATGGAACGTGGAGGAGACCACGAAGCTGGTCGCCACCCTCAAGCGCGTGGCGCCGCATATCGTGATCGTGCTGGGCGGGCCGGAGGTTTCGCACGAAACAAACGAACAGCCGATCGTCCAGCTGGCGGACTACGTGGTCACCGGCTGGGGCGATGTCACTTTTCCCAAGCTGTGCCGCGATATCCTGCAGGGGCCGAAGCCGCTGATGAGAGTCCATACGGGCGTGCAGCCGCCGATGGCCGACATCGCCCTTCCCTATGCCTTGTATAGCGACGCCGACATCGCCCACCGCACGCTGTACGTGGAAGCCTCGCGCGGCTGCCCGTTCAAGTGCGAGTTCTGCCTTTCAGCGCTCGACAAGACGGCCTGGCCGTTCAACATCGATACTTTCCTGGCCGAGATGGAAGCACTGCACGCGCGCGGCGCGCGCGTTTTCAAGTTCGTCGACCGAACGTTCAACCTGAACATCAAGACCAGCCTGAAGATCATGCAGTTCTTTCTCGACAAGCTGGCCGCCGCCCCGGACGATCCGGTATACGCCCACTTCGAACTGGTACCCGACCACCTGCCGGACGCCCTGAAGGAAGGCATCGCCAAATTCCCGCCTGGTGCGCTGCAGTTCGAGATCGGCATCCAGAGCTTCAATCCGGCGGTACAGGGCAATATCTCCCGCAAGCAGGACAACGACAAGGCGGCAGCCAACATCCGCTGGCTGTGCGAGCACTCGAACGTGCACATGCACGTGGACCTGATCGCCGGCCTGCCCGGCGAAACAGTCGACAGCTTTGCCGAGGGCTTCGACAAATTATGGGCCCTCGGCCCGCACGAGATCCAGTTCGGCATCCTGAAGCGTCTGCGCGGCACGCCGATCATCCGTCACACGGAAGCGTTCGGGCTGGTATTCGACCCGTACCCGCCTTACACGATCCTGGCGAACAGGGATATCGACTTCTCCACCATGCAGCGCCTGGTGCGCTTCGCCCGCTACTGGGACCTGGTGGCCAATTCGGGCCGCTTCACGCATATGACGCCAGTGCTGCTGGGCGCACAACCGTTCGCGAATTTCATGGCTTTCTCCGATTGGCTGTATGCGAACACGGACGCCACCCACCGGATCGCACTGGACCGCCTGGCCTCCCTGGTGGGCAAGTACCTGCAGCAGCGGGGCGTGCCCGACGTGGCGGGCCTGCTGGCAAACGACGGCCATGGCGTGAAACAGAAGACGGCACCGGTACCAGGAATGGCGGCACCGCAGCGCCAGGCCAGGCACCTGGCGGCATAG
- a CDS encoding esterase-like activity of phytase family protein, giving the protein MEYVAGAAARATTGSKGEFSCAEGDMVSFAMGGISLGSAACAATVTPLQLAGTTDVKDLKVVNRLLALQLLDDDSDPSNGIRITAGTRAALAGKALDFNAATSNFNPALASALAVAGSSYGARTVDDTRRMLVREHFENTLASRLNTPAVEKFTQGVVDVSATRYQIQADSKFYIPYEGSNAKVREDFPLGFLPSYGSGLAFKGVNASGDLEFYGLTDRGPNGDGPNVPSLSGSGTTGSKIFPSPGFTPSIGLITVGKAGAVLNAIVPIKASATASSTGLPIPEGSLGNSAEVPVMDAMRYDAAGKAVFSANGLDSEAIVFDRKRNALWISDEYGPFIVKVDAATGIIQNRYAAGTGLPKIFAKRRANRGMEGLTLDTAADKLHGFLQSPLADGSAFYSTTGKSEQVERFARFTRWIEFDPASGATTKMYAYPISAADYQDGRTGNAKLGDVVALGNGKFIVIEQGADPAGKVFNKLMLVEIGGATDISAVAFNADTADLEKSSMAGAAVNGADWSKVVPLKKTLLLDLNAIGWLAEKAEGLTLVDANTLAIANDNDFGLKTKVFAPSGEAVADADVTKCNADAAGTIVTGSAPGCNAVNTIRVARGTDAERPSRLWLLKFGKALSSY; this is encoded by the coding sequence ATGGAATACGTGGCCGGCGCCGCGGCACGTGCGACGACGGGTAGCAAGGGCGAGTTCAGTTGCGCCGAAGGCGATATGGTCAGCTTTGCGATGGGCGGCATTTCGCTCGGTAGTGCGGCATGTGCAGCGACGGTCACGCCACTGCAGCTGGCGGGCACCACGGACGTAAAGGACCTAAAGGTCGTCAACCGCCTGCTCGCGCTGCAGCTGCTCGATGACGATAGCGACCCATCGAACGGCATCCGCATCACGGCAGGCACCCGCGCCGCCCTGGCCGGCAAGGCCCTCGACTTCAATGCTGCCACGAGCAATTTCAATCCGGCCTTGGCATCCGCGTTGGCTGTCGCCGGCAGCAGCTATGGCGCGCGAACGGTGGACGACACGCGCCGCATGCTGGTCCGCGAGCATTTTGAAAATACGCTGGCGTCCAGGCTCAACACGCCAGCCGTCGAAAAATTCACGCAGGGTGTAGTCGACGTCAGTGCCACCCGCTACCAGATCCAGGCGGACAGCAAGTTCTACATTCCCTACGAAGGCAGCAATGCCAAGGTCAGGGAAGACTTCCCGCTGGGCTTTTTGCCTTCGTATGGTTCCGGGCTGGCGTTCAAGGGCGTCAACGCCAGCGGCGACCTGGAGTTCTACGGCCTGACCGACCGCGGCCCGAACGGCGATGGCCCCAACGTGCCTTCGCTCAGCGGTTCCGGCACAACCGGCAGCAAGATTTTTCCGTCACCGGGTTTCACGCCGTCGATCGGCCTGATCACCGTCGGCAAGGCAGGAGCGGTGTTGAACGCCATCGTGCCGATCAAGGCTTCGGCCACCGCCAGCAGCACCGGCTTGCCAATTCCCGAAGGTTCGCTCGGCAACTCCGCCGAGGTACCGGTCATGGATGCGATGCGATACGACGCGGCCGGCAAGGCAGTCTTCAGCGCGAATGGGCTGGACAGCGAAGCGATCGTTTTCGACAGGAAGCGTAACGCGTTGTGGATCTCGGACGAATACGGCCCGTTCATCGTGAAGGTCGACGCGGCCACCGGCATCATCCAGAACAGATATGCGGCCGGCACCGGCCTGCCGAAGATTTTTGCCAAGCGCCGCGCGAACCGCGGCATGGAAGGCCTCACGCTGGATACCGCCGCGGACAAGCTGCACGGTTTCCTGCAAAGTCCGCTGGCGGATGGCAGCGCGTTCTATTCGACGACCGGCAAGAGCGAGCAGGTCGAACGCTTTGCCCGCTTCACGCGATGGATCGAGTTCGATCCCGCCAGCGGCGCCACGACGAAAATGTATGCCTATCCCATCAGCGCGGCTGATTACCAGGATGGCCGCACCGGCAATGCGAAGCTGGGCGACGTGGTCGCGCTGGGCAATGGCAAGTTCATCGTCATCGAGCAGGGCGCCGACCCGGCGGGGAAGGTGTTCAACAAGCTGATGCTGGTTGAAATCGGCGGTGCCACCGATATTTCCGCCGTGGCGTTCAACGCCGACACGGCCGATCTCGAAAAGAGCTCGATGGCTGGCGCGGCCGTCAACGGGGCGGACTGGTCGAAGGTGGTACCGCTGAAGAAGACACTGCTGCTCGACCTGAACGCCATCGGCTGGCTGGCAGAGAAGGCGGAAGGGCTGACGCTCGTCGACGCCAATACGCTCGCGATCGCCAATGACAACGACTTCGGCCTGAAGACCAAGGTATTCGCGCCTTCCGGCGAGGCGGTGGCGGATGCCGACGTTACCAAGTGCAATGCCGATGCCGCCGGCACGATCGTCACCGGTAGCGCGCCTGGTTGCAATGCAGTCAATACGATCCGCGTTGCGCGCGGCACGGATGCGGAACGGCCGAGCCGCCTGTGGCTCCTGAAGTTCGGCAAGGCGCTCAGCAGTTACTGA
- a CDS encoding RtcB family protein produces the protein MGAEYDTMEVKGGRSVKMWTRGVPVEPEAKDQLANTAKMPFIYRHIAVMPDVHLGKGSTIGSVIPTLGAVIPAAVGVDIGCGMMAAKTTLSANDLPDNLGPLRSAIEKAIPHGLSPRTRGFKGRDAGSWQDPPSAVDAAWSQLKSEFDVICLKTPKLRHTNNYKHLGTLGTGNHFIEVCLDEEKAVWLMLHSGSRGVGNAIGTYFIELAQQDMRTHLANLPDRDLAYLKEGTQHYDDYMEAVGWAQKFARMNREVMMQNLVKAVRTVIRKPFETHVEAVNCHHNYVQKERHFGRDVLVTRKGAVSAKAGELGIIPGSMGARSYIVRGKGNEESFTSCSHGAGRAMSRSEARRRFTREDQVRATQGVECRKDDGVVDEIPMAYKDIDAVMHAQRELVEVVHTLKQVVCVKG, from the coding sequence ATGGGGGCGGAGTACGACACGATGGAGGTGAAGGGCGGCCGTTCCGTCAAGATGTGGACGCGCGGCGTACCGGTGGAGCCGGAGGCGAAGGATCAGCTGGCGAACACGGCGAAGATGCCCTTCATTTACAGGCACATCGCCGTGATGCCCGACGTCCACCTGGGCAAGGGCTCGACGATCGGCAGCGTGATCCCCACGCTCGGTGCGGTGATCCCCGCAGCCGTGGGTGTGGACATCGGCTGCGGCATGATGGCCGCCAAGACGACATTGTCCGCCAACGACCTGCCCGATAACCTCGGTCCGCTGCGCAGCGCGATCGAAAAAGCCATCCCGCACGGCCTGTCGCCGAGGACGCGCGGCTTCAAGGGGCGTGATGCCGGTTCGTGGCAGGACCCGCCTTCCGCCGTCGACGCGGCCTGGTCGCAGCTGAAGAGCGAGTTCGATGTCATCTGCCTCAAGACGCCGAAACTGCGGCACACCAACAACTACAAGCACCTGGGCACGCTCGGTACCGGCAATCACTTCATCGAAGTCTGCCTCGACGAGGAAAAAGCCGTCTGGCTGATGCTCCACTCCGGCTCGCGCGGCGTGGGCAATGCGATCGGCACATACTTCATCGAACTGGCGCAGCAGGACATGCGCACGCACCTGGCCAACCTGCCGGATCGCGACCTGGCATACCTGAAGGAAGGCACGCAGCATTACGACGATTACATGGAAGCGGTGGGCTGGGCACAGAAGTTTGCCCGCATGAACCGCGAAGTGATGATGCAAAACCTGGTCAAGGCTGTCCGCACCGTCATCAGGAAGCCGTTCGAGACGCACGTGGAAGCCGTGAACTGCCATCACAACTACGTGCAGAAGGAGCGTCATTTCGGCCGGGATGTGCTGGTCACGCGCAAAGGCGCCGTGTCGGCAAAGGCAGGAGAGCTTGGCATCATTCCCGGCTCGATGGGCGCGCGCAGCTACATCGTGCGTGGCAAAGGCAACGAGGAAAGCTTCACCAGCTGCAGCCACGGCGCCGGCCGTGCGATGAGCCGCAGCGAGGCCAGGCGCCGTTTCACACGCGAAGACCAGGTGCGCGCCACGCAGGGCGTGGAATGCCGCAAGGACGACGGCGTGGTCGATGAAATCCCGATGGCCTACAAGGACATCGACGCCGTGATGCATGCACAGCGCGAGCTGGTCGAAGTAGTGCATACATTGAAGCAGGTCGTCTGTGTCAAAGGTTAA
- the rtcA gene encoding RNA 3'-terminal phosphate cyclase, translating to MIELDGSTGEGGGQILRSSLTLSMITGQPFRIRNIRANRAKPGLMRQHLMAVRAAAAVCGADVTHAELGSTGLTFNPRCIKGGVYEFDIGTAGSATLVLQTLIPALLHADVPSVVKVGGGTHNPKAPPAHFIEHAYVRMLEAMGAQVDFELKRFGFHPNGGGEVCAAIWPCARLRQLHLPERGVLREARAEAFVAAIPLSVAQRELACIGKALHWRDDQLSSHPLSNDQGPGNAVLIVLESEHATEVFSSVGEKRRRAEDVAGDAVLEARRYLVSGAAVGEHLGDQLMLPLALAGGGSYTVDHVSQHAITNAQVIAQFLPVHVTFEAGGRYSLCTIAARAR from the coding sequence ATGATCGAGCTCGATGGCTCAACTGGAGAAGGCGGCGGGCAGATCCTGCGCTCGTCGCTGACGCTGTCGATGATCACGGGGCAGCCGTTCCGGATCCGGAACATCCGCGCCAACCGTGCGAAGCCAGGCTTGATGCGGCAGCACCTGATGGCCGTGCGGGCCGCGGCCGCGGTATGCGGCGCGGATGTTACCCACGCCGAGCTGGGCTCGACCGGGCTGACCTTCAACCCGCGCTGCATCAAGGGCGGCGTGTACGAATTCGACATCGGAACCGCCGGCAGCGCGACGCTCGTGCTGCAGACATTGATACCGGCGCTGCTCCATGCAGATGTGCCATCGGTGGTGAAGGTTGGCGGCGGTACGCACAACCCCAAGGCGCCACCCGCGCACTTCATCGAACATGCCTACGTGCGCATGTTAGAGGCGATGGGCGCGCAGGTCGACTTCGAGTTGAAGCGCTTCGGTTTTCATCCGAATGGCGGCGGGGAAGTATGCGCCGCCATCTGGCCGTGTGCCCGCCTGCGGCAGTTGCACCTGCCCGAACGGGGCGTGCTGCGCGAGGCGCGTGCCGAAGCCTTCGTGGCCGCGATTCCGCTGTCGGTTGCCCAGCGCGAGCTGGCGTGCATCGGCAAGGCGCTGCACTGGCGCGACGACCAGCTGTCTTCGCATCCGCTGTCGAACGACCAGGGGCCCGGCAACGCGGTGCTGATCGTGCTGGAGAGCGAACACGCGACGGAGGTATTTTCGTCGGTGGGCGAGAAGCGCCGGCGCGCCGAAGACGTGGCCGGCGACGCGGTGCTGGAGGCAAGGCGTTACCTGGTATCCGGTGCCGCGGTGGGCGAACACCTTGGCGACCAGCTGATGCTGCCGCTCGCACTGGCTGGCGGCGGCAGCTATACGGTCGATCACGTTTCGCAGCATGCGATCACGAATGCCCAGGTAATCGCGCAATTCCTGCCGGTGCACGTGACGTTCGAGGCGGGGGGGCGGTACAGCCTGTGCACGATTGCCGCCCGTGCCCGATGA